GGTTTCATCAGCTCGACGCGCTCGGTCCGGCCGCCGGTGTCGAACTCCTCACCCGTGGGATCGGACGCGACCGGGTCGCCGTGGAACTCTCGTCGGTTCACCGCCTGGTGGCACTCTGCGGTGGCCTCCCGCTCGCGGTCTGTCTGGCGTCCGCCCGGCTCGCGACACGCCCGCGGCAGTCGGTTGGGGCGCTGGCCGACGCCCTCGCACGGAACGCGGGCGGTGACCGGCTGGCCGCGCTCGAAGTGGAGGGTGAGACTTCAGTGCGCAAGGCCCTGGACGCGTCGTACGCAGTGCTGAGCAGTGGGGCCGCGCGCCTGTACAGGACGCTTGGTCTGCTTCCTGTGCGTACCTTCGACGTGATGATCGCCGCGGCGTCCTGCGGTGAGTCGTTGGACTGGGCGGAGCGCAGACTGGACGAGTTGGTCGAGGCGAATCTCGTGGAGGATGTCGGCCCGGAGAGCTGTCGCTTCCACGACCTCTTAAGAATCCACGCGTACGACCGTGCGATGGAGGGCGACACGAGCGCTGCCCGCGAAGAGGCTCTACGGCGATTCTGCGACTGGTGCCTGTTCACCGCGACAGCAGCCCAGGAGCGGTTGACACCGGTGCAGTTCACGCTCCCCAGGATCTACGTCCACCGGCCGGATCTTCCGCTGCCGTTCGCCGACGGTGTAGCGGCACTCCACTGGCTCGACTCCCGGCGGACGCAACTGCTGGATGCCGTTCGGTTCGCGGCGAGCAGCGGCTGGTACGACACCAGTTGGATGCTCGTGGACGCCCTGTGGCCCCTCTTCCTGCGCTTGCGCCACTACGCCGAGTGGATCGAGGCCCACAGGATCGGCTTGGAGGCTGCCCGACAGGCCGGAAACAGGGAGGCCGAGCGTCAGATGCTCAACTCCGGAGCCATCGGCCTGGGTGCGGCCGGCCAGACCGAGGAGGCCACCGCCTGGTATCGGCGCTCCCTCCAGGCCGCGCGCGAAGCCGGTGACCTGCGGGACGAAGGCCAGGCGCTGCTTGGCCTGGGCGCGTGCCGTCGCGAGGCCGGGCAGCCCGAAGATGCCGTGACATACCTGAACCGGGCGATCTCCGTATGGGAAGGGTGCGATTACCCGCGAGGCGCGGCCCTGGCCCGTACCACTCTCGGCGAGATCGCACTCGCGACGGGCGCCCCTGACGTGGCGGTCGACTGTTTCAGCCGGGCTCATGCCGCGTTGGTCGCGGTGAACGACCCCCACGATGCCGCGCGGGCCCTCGTCTTCCTGGGGCGTGCCGGGGTCCTGGCGGGGGAGTACGCAGAGGGTATGGCGAGGATGAACGAGGCTCTGGCGGTCTTCACCGGGTCCGGAGCGTCCTTCTGGCAGGCGCGCACGCTGGAGATGCTGAGTGAGAGCGCCGCGGAGCATGGTGACGGGACGGTCGCGGAGGACTTCCTCGCGCGGGCCCTGGCTCTGTTCGAGATCACGAGCCCCGCCGACGCGCGTCGGCTCGGAGAAGGCGGGCGATCCGGCCAGGGGGACCGAGCCGCGGGTTGCCGACTCGGTCCCGGTGTGTGAGGGGGACTTGTACGAC
This genomic interval from Streptomyces sp. NBC_00464 contains the following:
- a CDS encoding tetratricopeptide repeat protein, with amino-acid sequence MSDSGTASQGPHGNEIGGDARLYGPTVQAREVHGGIHLHPAPVVPVRPAPPRQLLPVPAHFTNRESDLAALNDLRSTGMPLIVVSGPAGIGKTTLVSKWLRSLSAEFPDGQLYADLRGHSAGEPVRPAEILAQFLRALGAGPTPTDPAELASLWRSLTADRRIAIMLDNSFTAAQVRPLLFGGPGSLVVVTSRRRLTGLRMQGAGFHQLDALGPAAGVELLTRGIGRDRVAVELSSVHRLVALCGGLPLAVCLASARLATRPRQSVGALADALARNAGGDRLAALEVEGETSVRKALDASYAVLSSGAARLYRTLGLLPVRTFDVMIAAASCGESLDWAERRLDELVEANLVEDVGPESCRFHDLLRIHAYDRAMEGDTSAAREEALRRFCDWCLFTATAAQERLTPVQFTLPRIYVHRPDLPLPFADGVAALHWLDSRRTQLLDAVRFAASSGWYDTSWMLVDALWPLFLRLRHYAEWIEAHRIGLEAARQAGNREAERQMLNSGAIGLGAAGQTEEATAWYRRSLQAAREAGDLRDEGQALLGLGACRREAGQPEDAVTYLNRAISVWEGCDYPRGAALARTTLGEIALATGAPDVAVDCFSRAHAALVAVNDPHDAARALVFLGRAGVLAGEYAEGMARMNEALAVFTGSGASFWQARTLEMLSESAAEHGDGTVAEDFLARALALFEITSPADARRLGEGGRSGQGDRAAGCRLGPGV